The Parachlamydiales bacterium genome includes a region encoding these proteins:
- a CDS encoding pseudouridine synthase codes for MTKERLSKFLASSGIASRRACEELIFDGQVSVNGEVCLVPQTKVDAEDKILVRGKDVKSKPEFVYFLLNKPKGYVCSHAKASHKHIVMDLFKDHSGRLVTAGRLDKDTEGLLIVTNDGEYANKVIHPSSNLTKEYLVKVSEEVTPEHLYAISSGTLVEGVFVKPKKVSKVRRGTLRISVSEGKKHEVRRLAAAAGLNVISLTRIRLGGLLLGNIPVGSWKALGEKERMAVFQ; via the coding sequence ATGACAAAAGAACGTTTAAGCAAATTTTTAGCCTCTTCCGGAATCGCTTCACGACGCGCCTGCGAAGAACTCATCTTCGACGGCCAAGTGAGTGTCAACGGTGAAGTGTGCCTCGTCCCGCAAACTAAAGTCGATGCAGAAGATAAAATCCTCGTGCGGGGAAAAGACGTCAAATCGAAACCTGAATTCGTCTACTTCCTCCTGAACAAACCGAAAGGTTACGTTTGCAGCCATGCTAAAGCCAGTCATAAACACATTGTCATGGATCTTTTCAAAGACCATTCAGGCAGACTCGTCACAGCCGGCAGATTAGATAAAGACACCGAAGGCCTTCTTATCGTCACTAATGACGGCGAATATGCCAACAAAGTCATCCACCCTTCTTCTAATTTGACTAAAGAATACCTGGTTAAAGTCAGCGAAGAAGTCACTCCCGAACACCTTTACGCCATATCCAGCGGAACCCTCGTCGAAGGGGTTTTTGTTAAACCTAAAAAAGTCTCCAAAGTCCGTCGCGGAACCTTGCGCATCTCTGTCTCCGAAGGGAAGAAACACGAAGTAAGACGCCTCGCCGCTGCCGCAGGACTCAATGTGATCAGCCTGACACGTATTCGCCTAGGCGGCCTACTCTTAGGCAACATTCCTGTCGGATCGTGGAAAGCCCTCGGCGAAAAAGAACGTATGGCGGTGTTTCAATGA